From Ascaphus truei isolate aAscTru1 chromosome 20, aAscTru1.hap1, whole genome shotgun sequence, one genomic window encodes:
- the LOC142470980 gene encoding olfactory receptor 6B1-like, which produces MLGKNQTIVTEFLLLGFQNLHSFKILLFTVFLMTYIMTLSSNLLIIILVSVSHKLHSPMYFFLAHLSLSDILLTTVIVPKMLHLIWGEGGTMSVADCISQLHFYCCTTGTECFLLTVMSYDRYLAICHPLHYTTIMDFKLCLQLAIWSWFLGFLVSLVIIIPINQLQFCCPNVIDHFFCEFAALLKDSCSDTSFIEIEDFVLAIPVGFLPFTFIIVTYVCISLSILRIPSTTGRQKAFSTCSSHITVVCTYYGTLITIYCVPSIGHSFNIKKVLSLLYTVVTPFFNPIIYSLRNKEIGAALKRRFHNKTVFLAERRGRQLNL; this is translated from the coding sequence ATGCTTGGGAAGAATCAAACCATAGTCACAGAATTCCTGCTTCTTGGATTCCAGAATCTTCACAGCTTCAAGATTTTACTCTTCACTGTTTTCCTCATGACTTACATTATGACCTTAAGTAGTAATCTCCTGATCATTATAttggtgtcagtcagtcacaaacTCCACTCACCTATGTACTTCTTCCTGGCCCACTTGTCCTTATCTGACATCCTGCTCACCACTGTTATTGTCCCCAAAATGCTACACCTCATATGGGGAGAAGGTGGCACCATGTCTGTTGCTGACTGTATCAGTCAACTTCACTTCTATTGCTGCACCACGGGTACAGAGTGTTTCCTTCTCACAGTGATGTCCTATGACCGATATCTGGCCATCTGTCACCCGTTGCATTACACCACCATTATGGATTTCAAGCTTTGCCTCCAGCTGGCCATCTGGTCTTGGTTCTTAGGATTTTTGGTGTCATTAGTAATAATTATTCCAATCAATCAGTTACAGTTCTGTTGCCCTAATGTCATTGACCATTTCTTCTGTGAATTTGCTGCTCTTCTAAAAGACTCTTGCTCGGACACCTCCTTTATAGAAATTGAAGACTTTGTGCTAGCTATCCCTGTAGGTTTTTTACCATTTACTTTCATCATTGTGACCTAcgtatgtatctctctctccatcctcaggatcccctccaccactgggagacagaaagccttctccacctgcagCTCTCACATCACTGTGGTTTGCACATATTATGGGACACTGATTACTATTTACTGTGTTCCATCCATAGGCCACTCATTTAACATAAAGAAGGTCCTATCTCTGCTATACACGGTGGTGACTCCATTCTTCAACCCTATAATATACAGCCTGAGGAACAAAGAGATCGGAGCAGCTCTGAAGAGAAGGTTTCACAATAAAACAGTCTTCTTGGCAGAAAGGAGAGGGAGGCAACTCAACCTATGA
- the LOC142471374 gene encoding olfactory receptor 6B1-like, with translation MFGKNQTQVTEFLLLGFQNLHSFKILLFTVFLMTYIMTLSSNLLIIILVSVSHKLHSPMYFFLVHLSFSDIMLTTDLVPNMLHLIWREGGTMSVAGCISQLHFFSSTVATECFLLTVMSYDRYLAICHPLHYTTIMDFKLCLQLAIWSWFLGFLVSLIIIIPISQLQFCGPNVIDHFFCDFTALLKYSCSDTSSIEIEDFVLTVPVAILPFTFIIVTYVCISLSILRIPSTTGRQKAFSTCSSHITVVCTYYGTLITIYCVPSIGHSFNINKVLSLLFTVVTPFFNPIIYSLRNQEIRAALRRMFHN, from the coding sequence ATGTTTGGGAAGAATCAAACCCAAGTCACAGAATTCCTGCTTCTTGGATTCCAGAATCTTCATAGCTTCAAGATTTTACTCTTCACTGTGTTCCTCATGACTTACATTATGACCTTAAGTAGTAATCTCCTGATCATTATAttggtgtcagtcagtcacaaacTTCACTCTCCCATGTACTTCTTCCTGGTCCACTTGTCCTTTTCTGATATCATGCTCACCACAGACCTTGTCCCCAACATGCTGCACCTCATATGGAGAGAAGGTGGCACCATGTCTGTTGCTGGCTGCATCAGTCAACTTCACTTCTTTAGTTCAACTGTAGCTACAGAGTGTTTCCTTCTCACAGTGATGTCCTATGACCGATACCTGGCCATCTGTCACCCATTGCATTACACCACCATTATGGATTTCAAGCTCTGCCTCCAGCTGGCAATCTGGTCTTGGTTCTTAGGATTTTTGGTgtcattaataataattattccaATCAGTCAGTTACAGTTCTGTGGCCCTAATGTCATTGACCATTTTTTCTGTGATTTTACTGCTCTTCTAAAATACTCTTGCTCAGACACCTCCTCTATAGAAATTGAAGACTTTGTGCTAACTGTCCCTGTAGCTATTTTACCATTTACTTTCATCATTGTGACCTACGtatgtatctccctctccatcctcagaATCCCTTCCACCACTGGAAGACAGAAAGCCTTCTCCACTTGTAGCTCTCACATCACGGTGGTTTGCACATATTATGGGACACTGATTACTATTTACTGTGTTCCATCCATAGGCCACTCATTTAACATAAACAAGGTCCTATCTCTGCTGTTCACGGTAGTGACTCCATTCTTCAACCCCATCATATACAGCCTGAGGAATCAGGAGATCAGAGCAGCTCTGAGGAGAATGTTTCACAATTAA